Below is a window of Undibacterium sp. YM2 DNA.
AATTTCTATAGGAGAACACCGATGAAGAAGTTACTCGGCGCGGCCACGCTGGCATGCATGGCGACAGCAGCACATGCGCAAACCAGCGTCACCATCTACGGCCTCATTGATGCCAATATCACGTACAACAACAATGCGAATGCCAATAAGGACAGCCAGTTCAAGCTCAATAGCGGCGGCATGAATACCTCACGCTTTGGCTTGCGCGGCAGTGAAGACCTGGGTGGCGGTTTGAAAGCCATTATGCAACTCGAAGGCGGTGTCTTGCTCGATACCGGTGCGTCTGATGGTGACATCTTTGGCCGTCAGGCCAATGTCGGCCTGCAAGGTGATTTTGGCCGCATCATTGCTGGCCGTTCTTACAGCACCACCTATGATTTCATCCTGCCGTTCGACCCTATGGGTTATGCGCCGCAATATTCCTGGGCAACTTCTGCCGGTGCCACTGGCAATCGTAAAGATGGCATGCTGACTGGTGTATCCAATCTCTTGAAATACCAGTATGACGGCAAGGGCTACAAACTCGGTGCAACTTATGGCTTTGGTGAAGTGGCAGGCAATACCTCAGGCAATGCCAAATACATCGTTGCGGCCAGCGCGTTCGATGGCCCGTGGGCAGCTGTCATCACCTATGAGCAAAATAATAGTGCACCGATAGCCAACGGCACTTATGACCAGGCCAAGGTATTGCACCTGGGTGGGTCTTATGATTTTGGTCCCGCCAAAGTGTTTGCCGGCTACCGCAATTTCAAAAAGACCCTGGCCACAGGCGCTGCAGATCAGCGTAGTGACACACTGTGGCTGGGTGCCAATTATGCAGTGGCACCTTCCTGGACTCTGACGGGCGTCTACTACTATCAGGACATCAAGAATGTCGCATCAGGTGCAGATGCTGATCCAGGCATGCTGGTGCTGCGCGCCAAGTATGCGATGTCGAAACGCACTGATATCTATATCGCCACAGGCTATGCCAAGGCCAGCAATAACAAGCTGACTGGCGTATCGCGTGACGATGCAGGTTTTGCATCGAACCAGACATCGGCGACAGTTGGTATCCAACACCGCTTTTAATCGTATGGCGCTATAAAATCAAAAGCCCTGAACTGCCAGACAGTTCAGGGCTTTTGTGTCTCGATGTGGTTGCTTCAATGCGGCCTGACTTCTTTCTTCAAAGCCGCCATCGCCATCTTCTCAACCAGACCAGGTGCAATCAGTTTCAGCCAGCGCCCCAACTTGCCCTTGAAGCTCATGACGACGTCACGGTCACCACGTTCATAGCCACGTATGATGAGTGAGGCACATTCTTCTATCGACATCGCGTCGTCTTCTTTCAAACCGCTCTTGCCCGCTGCTTCTCCAGCCGCGTTATAACCGTGATAGCGTATCTGGGTAGCCACTACGCCAGGGTAGGCCACGGTCACCCTGACGCCAGCGTCTTTCAGTTCTGAACGCAGGCTCTCAAAAAAACCACCCATGGCAAACTTGCTGGCACTGTACGCAGTGCGGCCCGGTACACCGATCAGGCCAGCCAGTGAAGATACCGCGACTATGGTACCGCGTGATTTTTTGAGATGGGGCAGGGCAGCATGCGTGCACCAGACACTGCCCCAGAAATTGATGCGCATGAGCTCCTGATACCAGCCCAGGTTATCCACTTCCTCGAGCAGGGCCTGGGCAGACTTGCCCGCATTATTGATGAGCACATCGATACTGCCAAACTGCTCTACCGCTACCTCTATCAGGTGGCGGCAATTGGCTTCCACACCTACATCGGCTTTTACCACATGTGACACAGCACCAAAGGCCTTGCATTCGGCGGCGACTTTCTTGAGAGCTTCTTCATTGCGTGCCGCCAGCACTAATGCCAGACTGGGGCCATATTTTTTAGCCAGTTGACGCGCGATTTCTGCCCCTATCCCATCTGAACTGCCGGTAATGATAACAACCTTGTGTTTTGCCTTCATAGTTTATAGCTTTCATCCGTTCGATCAAGTTTGCGTATCAAGGACGGCCAGACAAAGGCACCACCCAGCCCACCAGTCTGTACGCGCATGGCTTCTGACACCCCTTTGACGATGATGGGATTCACATGGACCAGTTCACCACCAGCTTGCGCTGCCAGTTGTATCTGGCAAGTCGCTTCAAAGGTGTACATGGACAGGAAGGCATCGGCGATCGACTTGCCCGCTGTCAATAAGCCATGATTGCGCAACATCAGGAAGTTAGCCTGTCCCATGTCAGCTTGCAAGCGTGGTTTCTCATCTTCCCTGAAGGCAACGCCTTCATAGTCATGATAAGCCAGCGACGCCAGCACAAAAGTTGATTGCTGCGACAGCGGCAGCACACCACATTTTTGTGCGCTAACCGCGACCCCTGCCCGTGTATGCGTATGCAAAACACATTGCACATCTTCACGCGCCGCATGTACGGCGCTATGGATGACAAAGCCAGCCGGGTTCACCGGAAAAGGGGAGTCAATCACCTTGTTGCACTGCTGATCTACCTTGACCAAAGAGGAAGCCGTGATTTCATCAAACATCAAACCATAGGGGTTGATGAGGAAATGATGCTCAGGCCCGGGTATGCGTGCACTAATATGGGTGAATACCAGGTCGCTCCAGCCATACAGAGCGACAAGGCGATAACAGGCGGCCAGATCGACACGTAATTGCCATTCTTCTGCGCTGACCTGATCTTTGACTGAACGTATTTCCATGATGTCTCCGGTGTTGTTTTTTTGTGACTCGGGTTTGTGTTTATTTGTCGTTGTTGCCGCTGACAGCGGTTTTGTAAATCGTATTGCGCGGCTGGCTGAACAGCTTGGTCAGCATGGGTTCAAACTCCACCAGAGGGAAAGTCTCTGCATGCGCATCGAAGGACGGGTTATCGTATAAGGCGCAAAACTCTGCCGTGCGCTCGAAATGCGGGTGGCCACGGAATTGCTCGCGCATATTCCTGTCCATGCCTATGTGGTGGAAAAAATAATTGCCCTGGAATATGCCATGGTGTTCCACCATCCACAGGTTCTCCTCACTGACAAAAGGCTTCAGGATGGCAGCCGCAATATCCGGGTGATTGAATGAGCCCAGCGTGTCACCTATGTCATGCAACAAGGCGCAGCACACATATTCATCATTACGGCCATCGCGCAGTGCCCGTGTGGCGGTTTGCAGCGAATGGGTAAAGCGATCAACCGGGAAGCCGCCGTAGTCACCTTCCAGCAAACGCAGGTGCTGCATGACTCTGTCTGGCAAGCCCTGGGCAAAACGCCTGAACTCTCCACCTATGATTTGCCAGTCTTCCTGGGTACTGTCCTCCATGCGGACAAATTGCGCGCGATGTTGCATTTGCATACTCCCTGAGTAGATACATAGACATAACAGCCATACCTTAAACGCAGTTTTCAAGCCTAACTGTCAAATACTTTACAATTCAGCCCATCTATTCATGCAGGCAATTATTCTTTCATGGCATCACAAGCAAACCTGATGAGCATCCTGCTGGCCGACCCCTGGTTTGCCAGCCTGCCAGTGGCAGACCGCAAGACCATGTTAGCCTCTTGCGAACATTTGCGCTTGCGGCCTGGTGAAATGTTGTTTCGCCAGGGTGACCAGCCCAATGGCTTTTATGCCCTGCTCAGCGGTACGGTGAAGATGTCCACCCTTAGTGCCGAGGGGCGAGAGGCCATCCTCATCTTTCTTGATGCTGCCACCTGGTTTGGTGAAATTTCCCTGATCGATGGCGAGCCGCGTACCCATGACGCCACCGCACTCAGTGAGGTCGAGCTGCTGGTGCTGGAGCCACCAGTTTTTAACATCCTGATGCAGCGCAATTCCTTTGCCAACGCGATTACCCGCATGCTGGCAAAGCGCATACGCCTGTTATATGGCATAGTGGAAGATGCAGGCCTGCGTTCAGTACGGGCCAGGGTGGCGCGTCGTTTGCTGTTGCTGGCTGAAGTAGCGAACCG
It encodes the following:
- a CDS encoding class II aldolase/adducin family protein, producing the protein MEIRSVKDQVSAEEWQLRVDLAACYRLVALYGWSDLVFTHISARIPGPEHHFLINPYGLMFDEITASSLVKVDQQCNKVIDSPFPVNPAGFVIHSAVHAAREDVQCVLHTHTRAGVAVSAQKCGVLPLSQQSTFVLASLAYHDYEGVAFREDEKPRLQADMGQANFLMLRNHGLLTAGKSIADAFLSMYTFEATCQIQLAAQAGGELVHVNPIIVKGVSEAMRVQTGGLGGAFVWPSLIRKLDRTDESYKL
- a CDS encoding HD domain-containing protein, giving the protein MQHRAQFVRMEDSTQEDWQIIGGEFRRFAQGLPDRVMQHLRLLEGDYGGFPVDRFTHSLQTATRALRDGRNDEYVCCALLHDIGDTLGSFNHPDIAAAILKPFVSEENLWMVEHHGIFQGNYFFHHIGMDRNMREQFRGHPHFERTAEFCALYDNPSFDAHAETFPLVEFEPMLTKLFSQPRNTIYKTAVSGNNDK
- a CDS encoding SDR family oxidoreductase, which gives rise to MKAKHKVVIITGSSDGIGAEIARQLAKKYGPSLALVLAARNEEALKKVAAECKAFGAVSHVVKADVGVEANCRHLIEVAVEQFGSIDVLINNAGKSAQALLEEVDNLGWYQELMRINFWGSVWCTHAALPHLKKSRGTIVAVSSLAGLIGVPGRTAYSASKFAMGGFFESLRSELKDAGVRVTVAYPGVVATQIRYHGYNAAGEAAGKSGLKEDDAMSIEECASLIIRGYERGDRDVVMSFKGKLGRWLKLIAPGLVEKMAMAALKKEVRPH
- a CDS encoding Crp/Fnr family transcriptional regulator: MASQANLMSILLADPWFASLPVADRKTMLASCEHLRLRPGEMLFRQGDQPNGFYALLSGTVKMSTLSAEGREAILIFLDAATWFGEISLIDGEPRTHDATALSEVELLVLEPPVFNILMQRNSFANAITRMLAKRIRLLYGIVEDAGLRSVRARVARRLLLLAEVANRQQDGHALVTVTQEALAMMLGMTRQTLSKELQFFRQHDLIRLAYGSIEILSESRLSVLCDKE
- a CDS encoding porin, with the protein product MKKLLGAATLACMATAAHAQTSVTIYGLIDANITYNNNANANKDSQFKLNSGGMNTSRFGLRGSEDLGGGLKAIMQLEGGVLLDTGASDGDIFGRQANVGLQGDFGRIIAGRSYSTTYDFILPFDPMGYAPQYSWATSAGATGNRKDGMLTGVSNLLKYQYDGKGYKLGATYGFGEVAGNTSGNAKYIVAASAFDGPWAAVITYEQNNSAPIANGTYDQAKVLHLGGSYDFGPAKVFAGYRNFKKTLATGAADQRSDTLWLGANYAVAPSWTLTGVYYYQDIKNVASGADADPGMLVLRAKYAMSKRTDIYIATGYAKASNNKLTGVSRDDAGFASNQTSATVGIQHRF